A portion of the Archocentrus centrarchus isolate MPI-CPG fArcCen1 chromosome 19, fArcCen1, whole genome shotgun sequence genome contains these proteins:
- the myoz1b gene encoding myozenin-1b isoform X2 — protein MSLSTPAPSNKRRKANKIVTDLSNITQNDDESDPEASEFDLGTKIKAPKDVMLEELSLLKNKGSKMFKMRQQRVEKFIVTNENMNLQNLMMSPPPVPPKPEMPKEEVVKETVDEEAEKQKKRMEYVRTYISPWERAMKGDEDLKATMKPSMPGPIQIHPDLPQYKSFNKTALPYGGYDKASKLLTFELPEPNAATEEPEPLPTLQADIRSRPSFNRTPIGWVCSEDNSHIHMDVEIPFDGETDDL, from the exons ATGTCTCTTTCAACTCCTGCCCCTTCtaacaagagaaggaaggccAACAAAATCGTCACTGACCTGTCCAACATCACCCAGaatg ACGACGAGTCAGACCCTGAGGCCTCTGAGTTCGATCTGGGCACCAAGATCAAGGCGCCCAAAGATGTGATGCTCGAGGAGCTCTCCCTGCTCAAGAACAAGGGGTCCAAGATGTTCAAGATGAGGCAGCAGAGAGTTGAAAAGTTCATCGTGACCAACGAGAACATG AACCTTCAGAACCTAATGATGTCCCCTCCCCCTGTTCCACCAAAGCCTGAGATGCCAAAGGAAGAAG TAGTAAAGGAGACAGTGGATGAGGAGGcggagaagcagaagaagaggaTGGAGTATGTACGCACCTACATATCCCCATGGGAACGAGCCATGAAGGGCGATGAGGACCTGAAAGCCACCATGAAACCTTCCATGCCTGGCCCCATCCAGATACACCCagacctgcctcagtacaagaGCTTCAACAA GACGGCGCTGCCATACGGCGGCTACGACAAGGCATCCAAGCTGCTGACCTTTGAGCTTCCGGAGCCCAATGCTGCCACTGAGGAGCCTGAACCTCTGCCCACACTGCAGGCAGACATCCGCTCACGCCCCTCGTTCAACCGCACGCCCATCGGCTGGGTCTGCAGTGAGGACAACTCACACATCCACATGGACGTGGAGATCCCCTTTGATGGAGAAACAGATGACCTGTGA
- the myoz1b gene encoding myozenin-1b isoform X1, which produces MSLSTPAPSNKRRKANKIVTDLSNITQNDDESDPEASEFDLGTKIKAPKDVMLEELSLLKNKGSKMFKMRQQRVEKFIVTNENMQNLQNLMMSPPPVPPKPEMPKEEVVKETVDEEAEKQKKRMEYVRTYISPWERAMKGDEDLKATMKPSMPGPIQIHPDLPQYKSFNKTALPYGGYDKASKLLTFELPEPNAATEEPEPLPTLQADIRSRPSFNRTPIGWVCSEDNSHIHMDVEIPFDGETDDL; this is translated from the exons ATGTCTCTTTCAACTCCTGCCCCTTCtaacaagagaaggaaggccAACAAAATCGTCACTGACCTGTCCAACATCACCCAGaatg ACGACGAGTCAGACCCTGAGGCCTCTGAGTTCGATCTGGGCACCAAGATCAAGGCGCCCAAAGATGTGATGCTCGAGGAGCTCTCCCTGCTCAAGAACAAGGGGTCCAAGATGTTCAAGATGAGGCAGCAGAGAGTTGAAAAGTTCATCGTGACCAACGAGAACATG CAGAACCTTCAGAACCTAATGATGTCCCCTCCCCCTGTTCCACCAAAGCCTGAGATGCCAAAGGAAGAAG TAGTAAAGGAGACAGTGGATGAGGAGGcggagaagcagaagaagaggaTGGAGTATGTACGCACCTACATATCCCCATGGGAACGAGCCATGAAGGGCGATGAGGACCTGAAAGCCACCATGAAACCTTCCATGCCTGGCCCCATCCAGATACACCCagacctgcctcagtacaagaGCTTCAACAA GACGGCGCTGCCATACGGCGGCTACGACAAGGCATCCAAGCTGCTGACCTTTGAGCTTCCGGAGCCCAATGCTGCCACTGAGGAGCCTGAACCTCTGCCCACACTGCAGGCAGACATCCGCTCACGCCCCTCGTTCAACCGCACGCCCATCGGCTGGGTCTGCAGTGAGGACAACTCACACATCCACATGGACGTGGAGATCCCCTTTGATGGAGAAACAGATGACCTGTGA
- the myoz1b gene encoding myozenin-1b isoform X3: MSLSTPAPSNKRRKANKIVTDLSNITQNDDESDPEASEFDLGTKIKAPKDVMLEELSLLKNKGSKMFKMRQQRVEKFIVTNENMQNLQNLMMSPPPVPPKPEMPKEEVKETVDEEAEKQKKRMEYVRTYISPWERAMKGDEDLKATMKPSMPGPIQIHPDLPQYKSFNKTALPYGGYDKASKLLTFELPEPNAATEEPEPLPTLQADIRSRPSFNRTPIGWVCSEDNSHIHMDVEIPFDGETDDL; the protein is encoded by the exons ATGTCTCTTTCAACTCCTGCCCCTTCtaacaagagaaggaaggccAACAAAATCGTCACTGACCTGTCCAACATCACCCAGaatg ACGACGAGTCAGACCCTGAGGCCTCTGAGTTCGATCTGGGCACCAAGATCAAGGCGCCCAAAGATGTGATGCTCGAGGAGCTCTCCCTGCTCAAGAACAAGGGGTCCAAGATGTTCAAGATGAGGCAGCAGAGAGTTGAAAAGTTCATCGTGACCAACGAGAACATG CAGAACCTTCAGAACCTAATGATGTCCCCTCCCCCTGTTCCACCAAAGCCTGAGATGCCAAAGGAAGAAG TAAAGGAGACAGTGGATGAGGAGGcggagaagcagaagaagaggaTGGAGTATGTACGCACCTACATATCCCCATGGGAACGAGCCATGAAGGGCGATGAGGACCTGAAAGCCACCATGAAACCTTCCATGCCTGGCCCCATCCAGATACACCCagacctgcctcagtacaagaGCTTCAACAA GACGGCGCTGCCATACGGCGGCTACGACAAGGCATCCAAGCTGCTGACCTTTGAGCTTCCGGAGCCCAATGCTGCCACTGAGGAGCCTGAACCTCTGCCCACACTGCAGGCAGACATCCGCTCACGCCCCTCGTTCAACCGCACGCCCATCGGCTGGGTCTGCAGTGAGGACAACTCACACATCCACATGGACGTGGAGATCCCCTTTGATGGAGAAACAGATGACCTGTGA
- the myoz1b gene encoding myozenin-1b isoform X4 has protein sequence MSLSTPAPSNKRRKANKIVTDLSNITQNDDESDPEASEFDLGTKIKAPKDVMLEELSLLKNKGSKMFKMRQQRVEKFIVTNENMNLQNLMMSPPPVPPKPEMPKEEVKETVDEEAEKQKKRMEYVRTYISPWERAMKGDEDLKATMKPSMPGPIQIHPDLPQYKSFNKTALPYGGYDKASKLLTFELPEPNAATEEPEPLPTLQADIRSRPSFNRTPIGWVCSEDNSHIHMDVEIPFDGETDDL, from the exons ATGTCTCTTTCAACTCCTGCCCCTTCtaacaagagaaggaaggccAACAAAATCGTCACTGACCTGTCCAACATCACCCAGaatg ACGACGAGTCAGACCCTGAGGCCTCTGAGTTCGATCTGGGCACCAAGATCAAGGCGCCCAAAGATGTGATGCTCGAGGAGCTCTCCCTGCTCAAGAACAAGGGGTCCAAGATGTTCAAGATGAGGCAGCAGAGAGTTGAAAAGTTCATCGTGACCAACGAGAACATG AACCTTCAGAACCTAATGATGTCCCCTCCCCCTGTTCCACCAAAGCCTGAGATGCCAAAGGAAGAAG TAAAGGAGACAGTGGATGAGGAGGcggagaagcagaagaagaggaTGGAGTATGTACGCACCTACATATCCCCATGGGAACGAGCCATGAAGGGCGATGAGGACCTGAAAGCCACCATGAAACCTTCCATGCCTGGCCCCATCCAGATACACCCagacctgcctcagtacaagaGCTTCAACAA GACGGCGCTGCCATACGGCGGCTACGACAAGGCATCCAAGCTGCTGACCTTTGAGCTTCCGGAGCCCAATGCTGCCACTGAGGAGCCTGAACCTCTGCCCACACTGCAGGCAGACATCCGCTCACGCCCCTCGTTCAACCGCACGCCCATCGGCTGGGTCTGCAGTGAGGACAACTCACACATCCACATGGACGTGGAGATCCCCTTTGATGGAGAAACAGATGACCTGTGA